From Eptesicus fuscus isolate TK198812 chromosome 22, DD_ASM_mEF_20220401, whole genome shotgun sequence, a single genomic window includes:
- the LYSMD1 gene encoding lysM and putative peptidoglycan-binding domain-containing protein 1, with translation MASPSRQDPLGGSGLLQGSRARSYGSLVQSTCSPVRERRLEHQLAPGDTLAGLALKYGVTMEQIKRANRLYTNDSIFLKKTLYIPILTEPRDLFNGLDSEEEKDGEEEMQPSKAEVWPHSAERKKQEAGSGRANGEVLSTPGQEPPTPIHDLSASDFLKKLDSQISLSKKAAARKLRKGESGVPGEESGHHRSSPRMQQRAVLGPVPLTRTSRIQTLRDQEDEIFKL, from the exons ATGGCGTCTCCCTCTAGACAGGACCCCCTCGGGGGGTCAGGGCTGCTTCAAGGGAGCCGGGCTCGTTCTTACGGAAGCCTGGTGCAGTCTACCTGCTCCCCGGTGAGGGAGAGACGCCTGGAGCATCAGCTGGCGCCCGGAGACACCCTGGCTGGACTAGCACTCAAATACGGGGTGACG atggaaCAGATTAAACGTGCAAACCGCCTTTATACTAATGACTCCATCTTCCTGAAGAAAACCCTCTACATCCCCATCCTGACAGAGCCCAGAGACCTGTTCAATGGTTTGGATtctgaggaagagaaagatggagaggaagagatgcAGCCAAGTAAGGCTGAAGTTTGGCCACACTCAGCTGAGAGGAAGAAACAGGAGGCAGGTTCAGGCCGGGCCAATGGCGAAGTCCTTTCCACACCTGGCCAGGaaccccccactcccatccatgACCTCTCTGCCTCTGATTTCCTTAAGAAGCTTGATTCACAGATCAGCCTGTCAAAGAAGGCTGCTGCCCGGAAGCTGAGAAAAGGGGAAAGTGG GGTACCTGGGGAGGAGTCAGGTCATCACCGCAGCTCCCCTCGGATGCAGCAACGAGCAGTCCTAGGTCCCGTGCCACTGACCCGCACCTCTCGAATCCAGACACTTCGGGACCAGGAGGATGAAATCTTCAAACTCTGA
- the TNFAIP8L2 gene encoding tumor necrosis factor alpha-induced protein 8-like protein 2 encodes MESFSSKSLALQAEKKLLSKMAGRSVAHLFIDETSSEVLDELYRVSKEYTQSRPQAQRVIKDLIKVAVKVAVLHRSGCFGPSELALAASFRQKLRQGAMTALSFGEVDFTFEAAVLASLLTECRDILLALVQHHLTPKSHGRIRHVFDHFSDPGLLTALYGPDFTQHLGKICDGLRKLLDEGKL; translated from the coding sequence ATGGAGTCCTTCAGCTCAAAGAGTCTGGCACTGCAAGCGGAGAAGAAGCTACTGAGTAAGATGGCAGGTCGGTCTGTGGCTCATCTCTTCATCGACGAGACAAGCAGCGAGGTGCTAGATGAGCTCTACCGTGTGTCCAAAGAGTACACGCAAAGCCGGCCCCAGGCCCAGCGGGTCATCAAGGACCTCATCAAGGTGGCCGTCAAGGTGGCCGTGCTGCACCGCAGTGGGTGCTTTGGCCCCAGTGAGCTGGCCCTGGCTGCCAGCTTTCGCCAAAAACTGCGGCAGGGCGCCATGACGGCGCTCAGCTTTGGCGAGGTGGACTTCACTTTCGAGGCCGCGGTGCTGGCCAGCCTGCTGACCGAGTGCCGGGACATACTGCTGGCGCTGGTGCAGCACCACCTCACGCCCAAGTCACACGGCCGCATCCGCCACGTGTTCGATCACTTCTCTGACCCAGGCCTGCTCACGGCCCTCTACGGGCCTGACTTCACTCAGCACCTCGGCAAGATCTGTGATGGGCTCAGGAAGCTGCTGGATGAGGGAAAACTCTGA
- the SEMA6C gene encoding semaphorin-6C: MLRAPYFMPLLLLLLLLSLPHTQATFPRDPLPLLISDLQGTSPLSWFRGLEEDAVVAELGLDFQKFLTLNRTLLVAARDHVFSFDLQAQEEGEGLVPNKYLTWRSQDMENCAVRGKLTDECYNYIRVLVPWDSQTLLACGTNSFSPVCRSYGITSLQQEGEELSGQARCPFDATQSNVAVFAEGSLYSATAADFQASDAVVYRSLGPQPPLRSAKYDSKWLREPHFVHALEHGDHVYFFFREVSVEDTRLGRVQFSRVARVCKRDMGGSPRALDRHWTSFLKLRLNCSVPGDAAFYFDVLQALTGPVNLYGRPALFGVFSTQTNSIPGSAVCAFYLDDIERGFEGKFKEQRSSDGAWTPVSEDRVPSPRPGSCAGVGVAALFPSSRDLPDDVLTFIKAHPLLDPTVPPATHQPLLTLTSRALLTQVAVDGTAGPYSNTTVLFLGSNDGTVLKVLPPGGPSGGREPILLEEINAYSPSRCSGKRAAQTARQVIGLELDTEGHRLFVAFSGCIIYLPLSRCARHGACRRSCLASQDPYCGWHSSRGCVDIRGPRGTDVDPAGNQESMEHGDCQDGATGSQSGTGNSAYGVRSDLPAASASRSVPIPLLLACVAAAFALGALVSGLLVSCACRRAHRHRSKDMETPGLPRPLSLRSLARLHGPGPEPPPPSKEGDPALTPQLYTTFLPPPEAGSPPDLACLPTPESTPELPVKHLRNAGGPWEWNQNGNNAKEAPGPARGNAAGGSAPRVLVRPPPRGCPGQAVEVTTLEELLRYLHAPQPARRGAEPLGPLTPRALPLEPAPAPTLLAGSSLLPRERAPPLRLDVPPDGQCPMPPGRPVPAPRLGVGGSRRLPFSSHRAPPTLLTRVPSGGPSRYSGRHLYLGRPEGYRGRTLKRVDMEKPQLPPKLPPVAPSAPLAVPGGSHFNL, from the exons ATGCTCCGTGCCCCCTACTTCATGCCcttgctgctactgctgctgctgctctcacTTCCCCACACCCAGGCCACCTTTCCCCGggatcccctccctctgctgatCTCTGACCTGCAAG GTACTTCCCCATTATCCTGGTTCCGGGGCCTGGAGGAGGATGCTGTGGTTGCAGAACTTGGGCTTGACTTCCAGAAATTCCTGACCTTGAACCGGACCTTGCTAGTGGCTGCCCG GGATCATGTTTTCTCCTTCGATCTACAAGCTCAAGAAGAAGGGGAGGGACTGGTGCCCAACAAG TATCTAACATGGAGGAGCCAAGACATGGAGAACTGCGCTGTTCGGGGGAAGCTGACG GACGAGTGCTACAACTACATCCGTGTTCTCGTTCCCTGGGACTCGCAGACACTCCTTGCTTGTGGAACGAACTCATTCAGCCCCGTGTGCCGCAGCTATGGG ATAACTTCGCTGCAGCAGGAGGGTGAAGAGCTGAGTGGGCAGGCTCGATGCCCCTTTGATGCCACCCAGTCCAACGTAGCTGTCTTTGCAG aGGGCAGCCTGTATTCAGCCACAGCTGCGGATTTCCAGGCCAGTGATGCTGTAGTTTACAGAAGCCTTGGCCCTCAGCCCCCACTCCGCTCAGCCAAGTACGACTCCAAGTGGCTCCGAG AGCCACACTTTGTCCATGCCTTGGAGCATGGAGACCATGTCTACTTCTTCTTCCGAGAGGTCTCTGTGGAGGACACCCGGCTGGGGAGG GTACAGTTCTCCCGTGTGGCCCGTGTGTGTAAGCGTGACATGGGTGGCTCACCTCGGGCCTTGGACCGTCATTGGACTTCCTTCCTGAAGCTTCGGCTCAACTGCTCTGTCCCTGGGGATGCTGCCTTCTATTTTGACGTCTTACAGGCCTTGACTGGGCCTGTGAACTTGTATGGCCGCCCTGCTCTCTTTGGGGTCTTCAGCACCCAGACCAATAG CATCCCTGGCTCTGCAGTCTGTGCCTTCTACCTGGATGATATTGAACGTGGGTTTGAGGGCAAGTTCAAGGAGCAGAGGAGTTCGGATGGGGCCTGGACCCCTGTGTCTGAGGAcagggtcccctcccccag GCCAGGATCCTGTGCAGGAGTGGGTGTAGCTGCCTTATTCCCCTCTTCTCGAGATCTCCCTGATGATGTCCTGACTTTCATCAAGGCTCACCCACTGCTGGACCCCACTGTGCCACCTGCCACCCACCAGCCTCTCCTTACCCTCACCAGCAG GGCCCTACTGACCCAGGTAGCTGTGGATGGCACGGCTGGTCCCTATAGTAACACCACAGTCCTGTTCCTTGGCTCCAATGATGGGACAGTGCTGAAGGTGCTGCCCCCAGGGGGACCATCTGGAGGACGGGAGCCCATCCTGTTGGAAGAGATCAATGCCTACAGCCCCTCCCG GTGCAGTGGGAAGCGGGCGGCCCAAACAGCACGGCAGGTGATAGGGCTGGAGCTGGACACTGAAGGTCACCGGCTCTTTGTGGCTTTTTCTGGCTGCATCATCTACCTCCCTCTCAGCCGGTGTGCCCGGCATGGGGCCTGTCGGAG GAGCTGTTTGGCTTCTCAGGACCCATACTGTGGATGGCATAGCTCCAGAGGCTGTGTGGATATCAGGGGACCTCGTGG GACTGATGTGGATCCAGCTGGGAACCAGGAATCCATGGAGCATGGTGACTGCCAAG ACGGAGCTACCGGGAGTCAGTCTGGCACAGGGAACTCTGCTTATG GCGTGCGCAGTGACCTCCCCGCAGCCTCAGCCTCCCGCTCGGTCCCCATCCCACTgctcctggcctgtgtggccGCAGCCTTCGCCCTGGGCGCCTTAGTCTCCGGCCTTCTGGTCTCCTGCGCTTGTCGCCGCGCCCACCGACATCGGAGCAAGGACATGGAGACCCCCGGGCTCCCGCGCCCCCTCTCCCTTCGCAGCTTGGCCCGGTTGCACGGGCCGGGCCCAGAGCCGCCGCCGCCCTCCAAGGAGGGAGACCCCGCGCTGACGCCCCAGCTCTACACCACTTTCCTGCCTCCTCCCGAGGCCGGGTCCCCGCCGGACctggcctgcctgcccaccccggAGTCCACGCCCGAGCTGCCCGTCAAGCACCTCCGCAACGCAGGGGGCCCCTGGGAGTGGAACCAGAATGGGAACAACGCCAAGGAGGCCCCGGGCCCCGCGCGTGGGAACGCGGCCGGCGGCTCGGCGCCCCGCGTGCTGGTGAGGCCGCCGCCGCGCGGCTGCCCGGGGCAGGCGGTGGAGGTGACCACCCTGGAGGAACTGCTGCGCTACCTGCACGCCCCGCAGCCAGCCCGGAGGGGTGCCGAGCCCCTAGGCCCCCTGACCCCGCGGGCGCTCCCCCTGgagcccgccccggcccccacccttTTGGCCGGCTCCAGCCTTCTGCCCCGGGAACGCGCCCCCCCACTGCGGCTGGACGTGCCCCCAGACGGGCAGTGCCCGATGCCCCCCGGCCGGCCGGTCCCCGCTCCCCGGCTGGGGGTGGGCGGCAGCCGGAGGctgcccttctcctcccaccgggcgccccccaccctgctcaCTCGTGTCCCCTCGGGAGGCCCTTCTCGGTACTCCGGGAGACACCTGTACCTGGGCCGCCCCGAGGGCTACCGGGGCCGCACCCTGAAGAGAGTGGACATGGAGAAGCCCCAGCTGCCCCCGAAGCTGCCCCCGGTCGCGCCCTCCGCCCCGCTGGCCGTCCccggcggcagccattttaactTGTAA